One stretch of Heptranchias perlo isolate sHepPer1 chromosome 29, sHepPer1.hap1, whole genome shotgun sequence DNA includes these proteins:
- the LOC137299539 gene encoding cold-inducible RNA-binding protein-like isoform X1: MSDEGKLFVGGLNFDTDEQSLEQVFSKYGEVRDVLVIKDKDTHKSRGFGFVTFENPDDARDALAMNGKSVDGRQIRVDQAGKGSGGRSRNYQSGQSRGYGFRGGRSNRGFYRDGDRSGRNNYRSDYNNRSQNYSSYGYNSSAGRSYRDDYDSYATNE; the protein is encoded by the exons ATGTCTGATGAAGGAAAGCTTTTTGTTGGTGGGCTCAACTTTGACACAGATGAGCAATCACTGGAGCAAGTATTTTCCAAGTATGGAGAGGTTCGTGATG TTCTTGTGATCAAAGATAAAGACACACACAAATCTAGAGGCTTTGGTTTTGTTACTTTCGAAAATCCTGATGATGCAAGGGACGCTTTGGCCATGAATGGAAAG TCTGTAGATGGTCGTCAAATTCGAGTAGACCAGGCAGGAAAAGGCTCTGGGGGACGATCTCGGAATTACCAAAGTGGGCAATCACGAGGTTATGGATTCCGTGGTGGGAGAAGCAACCGTGGATTTTACAGAG ATGGTGACAGAAGTGGACGAAACAATTACAGAAGTGACTATAATAATAG GAGTCAAAATTATAGCAGCTATGGCTATAACAGTTCAGCTGGGAGGTCCTACCGGGATGATTATGATAGTTACG ctacaaATGAATAA
- the LOC137299539 gene encoding cold-inducible RNA-binding protein-like isoform X2, which produces MSDEGKLFVGGLNFDTDEQSLEQVFSKYGEVRDVLVIKDKDTHKSRGFGFVTFENPDDARDALAMNGKSVDGRQIRVDQAGKGSGGRSRNYQSGQSRGYGFRGGRSNRGFYRDGDRSGRNNYRSDYNNRSQNYSSYGYNSSAGRSYRDDYDSYE; this is translated from the exons ATGTCTGATGAAGGAAAGCTTTTTGTTGGTGGGCTCAACTTTGACACAGATGAGCAATCACTGGAGCAAGTATTTTCCAAGTATGGAGAGGTTCGTGATG TTCTTGTGATCAAAGATAAAGACACACACAAATCTAGAGGCTTTGGTTTTGTTACTTTCGAAAATCCTGATGATGCAAGGGACGCTTTGGCCATGAATGGAAAG TCTGTAGATGGTCGTCAAATTCGAGTAGACCAGGCAGGAAAAGGCTCTGGGGGACGATCTCGGAATTACCAAAGTGGGCAATCACGAGGTTATGGATTCCGTGGTGGGAGAAGCAACCGTGGATTTTACAGAG ATGGTGACAGAAGTGGACGAAACAATTACAGAAGTGACTATAATAATAG GAGTCAAAATTATAGCAGCTATGGCTATAACAGTTCAGCTGGGAGGTCCTACCGGGATGATTATGATAGTTACG AATGA